One Vitis vinifera cultivar Pinot Noir 40024 chromosome 15, ASM3070453v1 genomic window, TTGGTATAGGTCTATACTGTGAAGTCTGCAACCAATgctaatatatattttggaaCTCTTAAATATCACATGGTTCACCCTGCTTCTTGTTTTGTCCCTCCTTGTCCCACATGAACCATTACCTTATAGTTCAGCCTGTGCAATGTGTAAGGGGATTTCAGGCTCTGTCTTGTCTGTTTTCTCTTGTGCTTGCTCGTAAGTTAGATAGCTTGTTTCCAAGCTGCTTTTACAAGTTTAGCATTTAAAAAACACAGGATCAAGGCCCAAATCTTGGGTGTAAGGCTTCAGGTTACCAAAAGTAGGCTACCCtatttgttcaaaattttcttccttgacgAGGTAAGATGCTTGATTTTTAACCTACATCTGTCTTTGAAGGTTGAAAAATGAAGATTCTGCTTCAAATATGGATTTAAACTTTGGGATTTATGCAGTCCAAAAGTTTTTTTAGGTAATAAGTCTACATTGACTGATTTTCTTGGATattagtgtgtgtgtgtgatatatatatatattttgaggtCTATAATACCTTATTTTTATGCAGTCCAAAACTTtgggatttatttatttttatgaggaagaaaagaaaaaaaattgcttgTTTGATTAGGTTTCAAGATAGTCTGTTACCaaatttagtttaatattttcctacaaaaaatttaaaaaatgatggttttatttattgtaaGATTTAATTATGTTTCATATAGTTACCCTTGAGACTTGGCTTGGATGGCAAGGAGTTAAAGCGGGAATGGAGTAGGTTCTAAATTCAATTGCATATCCAATAAATGGATAAAGTATGTATATCCGGTATTTGCATTTCGTATGTATAATATTCCTAATTTGATTGAGGGAATGAAATAGTtactaaataaagaaaaattttaatgtaGTGATTGGATGAGaatttttgttagttttattagtttaatGGTTAATGCATGAGGTAATGCCACTTATACCATTtcacaatatttttcatatattattattattatttgatcatcatcatcgtcatcGTCTAAAATAGCTTATGTTTAGTCGCATCAATTGACACAAAACATTGTGAGAACTAAATCACTATCAAGAGCAACTTATAAATCACCATAACAGCCAATACTAatattaaatcatgtttttgttTCATAAGGTTCACTAATTCTTCAAATGTGGGAGCATGTGGTCCAATTTTATTTGCTACAGAGTccatatatgaaattaaatttgcttcagattttttcATTCCCTCTTTCAGAGGGAGGGGGGATGGGAGAGAGGCGTGTAAGGTGTCTATGGTTTTAAATGCTTCATTCCTTTAACACGATTTggggcctgtttggttgctgtttttgaaaactgttctgaaaaacagtttttgagaacagtttttaagaacagtttttggtgtttttttttttaaaattgtgtttgggaactgaattttgaaaaacagtttttgttctcaaaaacaaaaaaacatgtttggttgagttaataaaaaaaaaatttagaacaaataaaataaaaaacacgtttgaaagattttttttttcttttctaattaataaaatattttcttcaagtaattttatattataaatttataaataatttttagatatatagttcatttaaattaaaaaaattatttattttattaatttaaaaataaaaatattttttatattttttaaaaataaatcaaacataataaaatcatttttattaatatttttttatttaatctttaactttattaaaaattatagcatatTCTATTAAgttgagataaaattgttctcatgatttgttaatttttttttatctctactaaatataaaattcaaaatgccacccacttctctcatcgggcatcaagaagcccttttctgaaggaagcccttttctgaagttgccctccagccaagagaatccctaaaaggccctattttcctctgccactctcaatcctcgcaggtactaatctaatcatgttattattattattattattattattatttttgcaacccccgtttgattcccaagaaaatccatcccccattcgatttccgggaaaattcatcctcgtttgatttccgagaaaatccaagcaaaaaccctgcaacccccgtttgattcccaagaaaatccatcccccattcgatttctgggaaaattcatcctcgtttgatttccgagaaaatccaagcaaaaaccccaaggaaaaccaaaaaatggattttcttttgctccctgtgttttctggatccgttttaggggtctctttgctattgtgccattggatttaaatttcacgaaccttgaatcaaaactgagaaacgggaaaaatcaagaagaggCGACGCgactgtgctggagaagagatgaaaacgggaagaaaaaaaaaaaatggagaacagatggtttttttttgtttaattttgttctgtaaacagtaaaaaaacggggaaaacaacattttgtcgttctctaaacagtgtcattttgagaacacagggaacaacaaaaacaaaaacgactctctcaaccaaacgagtttttggtgttttttgttttcaagaacagaaaacagttcttgaaaacactaaacaaacaggcccTTGGATTCtcctctcattttttttgtatgaacaagggtggttgttcaacaacCAGGGACCTGTTGTTAACAGAGAAAACAGACTGGGAATACTGCTAGTATTTGTATTTCTCTGCAATTGTGTTAGCTTTGAAGGTTTTCTGATGTACTGGTTCATTAGTTTTActattttaatttgttattgtTTTTCTATCCACAGGTACTTCTCTTGCTTATATTATTGGTGGTTATATTGCTTTAGAATTGATCATACATGGCTTGTTTTTGCTCTTTTCTTGGGAAAGGGCTAGTGCtgtttgtttttgaatttttctaccTCATGGAGATTACATGGCTGTAGTGTTTCGGATCTACCATGTCATATGGAATGTTAAATTGACATTGTTTTAGCTTTCTATTTACTgcattaaaagatattttattttaggttgCATTGCAAATGCAATTTTGTCATTCATCTGGACAGACTTTGCCTGTTGTTAGAATGCATTATTCCAGTTTATATCTCCCATTGACTTTCATCTTCCTTCCCCTCCGATTCAACATCTAGACAGAGTGCCATTATTCCATTCTACACCCTGcacttttctttttgtagttgttctttattctttcttttcttctccaaaTCATATTTCTCCAATTGTTTGTTAAATACACGCTTATAAGCATTTTAGTGAAGAGAATTATGTGAATATTATCTTCTCATCTTTGTTGTTCACCATGTGATAATTGATTTGTATATTCTTTGCCAGCTGGATGTGCTGATGGAAGCTGCATTATATGGGATTTTGAAACCAGGGGCATAGCTAAAGAGCTTCATGATAAAGACTGTGTTGCTGCTATAACAAGTGTCTGTTGGTCAAAGGATGGTCATTGCATTCTTGTGTCTGCGGCAGACAAGTCATTAACACTTTGGGATGTTGTCAGTGGGGAGAAGATAACACGAACAACTCTGCAGCAAACCCCTCTCCAAGCTCGTCTACATCCTGGTTCTGCCAAATCCCTCTGCCTAGCTTGCCCACTCTCATCTGCCCCCATGATTGTTGACTTGAATACTGGAAGCACAACTGTACTGCCAGTTTCAGTTTCTGACACAGGTGCTGGGCTTCCTCCTCCATCACGCAATAAATTCTCCGATGGATCCCCCCCTTTTACTCCAACTGCTGCATGCTTTAACAAGTATGGTGATTTAGTTTATGTTGGGAACTCCAAAGGAGAAATTCTCATTGTAGATCACAAAAACAAACAAGTGCGTGCTGTTGTCCCCATATCTGGGGGTTCTGTGATCAAGAACATCGTATTCAGCAGGAATGGACAGTATCTTCTCACAAATTCAAATGATCGTACAATCAGGATCTATGAGAATCTTCTGCCCTTGAAAGATGGACTCAAAGTCCTCGACGAGCTAAGCACAAGCTGTGATGAGGTTGATGAGGCGGAGAAGTTGAAGGCTGTTGGATCAAAGTGTTTAGCACTTTTTCGGGATTTTCAAGATTCTATCACCAAAATCCATTGGAAAGTACCCTGCTTCAGTGGTGATGGTGAATGGGTTGTCGGAGGCTCTGCCAGCAAAGGAGAGCACAAGATCTACATATGGGATAGGGCTGGGCATCTTGTAAAAATCCTTGAAGGCCCAAAGGAAGCCTTGATTGATTTAGCCTGGCATCCTGTTCACCCTATTGTTGTCTCTGTTTCTCTGACTGGCTTGGTTTATATTTGGGCTAAAGATTACACTGAAAACTGGAGTGCATTTGCTCCTGATTTCAAAGAGCTTGAGGAAAATGAGGAGTATATAGAACGAGAAGATGAATTTGATTTGATGCCTGAGACTGAAAAGGTAAAGGAGAGGAGAGACTGCTTGAGGAGATATTCTCTTGttaatttttcttgtttataGATTTTTTACGCATTTGCAGGTGAAAGATACAGATGTTAATGAAGATGACGAAGTTGACATTATGACAGTGGAAAATGAGTCCGTTTTCAGTGATTCAGATATGTCCCAGGAAGAACTATGTTTTTTGCCAGCAGTTCCTTGCCCAGATGTTCCTGAGCAGCAAGACAAATGTGTAGGGAGTACTTCAAAGTTGACGGACAGCAACCACTCTGGATCCCCTCTTTCAGAGGAAGCTGGACAGAATGGGCAAGCAATGAACCATGCCTCGAGCCCTGTTGAAGGTAATATCATTCTTTTCTGATAACCATTTGAAAGTTTAATTGCCTtctgtaattattttttattctgaaaataacaaaaaatggaCCGTCTTCAAATGTTATGAAAGCAgaatatgaaattataatttcagTCCCAGTGTCATCTATATAGCCTAGTGTTGTATAATTGCcctttgttttttatgttttcatggGAGTAGTACTCTCAACCAGTGATGGATAATTTTGTTGCAGAGGACACAGGTGGAACACGGTTGAAAAGAAAGCGGAAGCCTTCAGAGAAAGGGATGGAGTTGCAGGCAGAGAAGGTGAGGAAACCCTTAAAGACCATGAAATCTTCTggtaaaatatcaaaaataaaaaataaaactgtaGTAGAACAGGATACAGATAGTTATGTATTTGCGGATGATGTTACTGATGAGTATCATTAGACAATAAATCGCAATATCATTTGTACTTCTATGATCCCCATCTTCTAGCCAGACAATACAGAATCAATCTTTCTTCTTGAAAATATTTAGTCTAGTTCAAATGTGATGATGTTCTATTGGGAATTTATGAATCTCTAAAATGTGAAACAGAGGATCCAGGAAAATCTCTTCTTTCCTCTGAAAACAAATGTAACTACATTTGTAGACAAATTGGTTCACATATGTAAGAAATGATGGAAAGTGATTGTTCTGTGGGATCTGATGCTGCAGTGATCTTTGTACTTCATGGGTATATTTGatttggttctcaaaaattgGATTCTAACATTCTGTTGCTGGAGGGGAGTGAGTCTGATTCATGATATTAAAGCATTAGTAAGTGCTTTTAGGGTGTGATTGGTTGCTGGAAATTTGGGAGAAAATACaaggtaaagaaaataaaattaaaatttaaaataaataaattcttgatGAATGTATTTTTGGCATAaagttttcacttttttattagaaatgggAGAGAATAATTTGagtatttttttccctttttttcttaggttatgtttggtcattggaaagtttttttttttttttaaaaaaaaaggtttagaaaaataatttttttatatatttgaaaatcatgacaaaaaatttagtaaaaatactaagaaaaagaaaatgaaaatatcaatatatattcagcatcttttcattaaaaagaaaaaaaaaatgaaatgtgaAAAGAGTTGAAGGAAAAATGTATTTCTTAACTTTTCTATACATGATCAAATAGTatcttattttttcatatatatttgtttttttgttttaaagatttttgaaaacaaacataatagtatatttttatgatatctAAACATaagaactttttattttctttaacattttccaTGATTCAAGTACAGCttaaggaaaagagaaaataaaatacttatagagttatgtttgatttttgaaaaatttgaaagaaaatgcaatggaaagaaagtacaaaataaaagtagaatgaaagaaaaagtgaagaaaaataaaaaataaattaaaattaataaaatatttttatttataacttcaaactcattttacttattttttattcatctatataaaaataaaataactttaaattgtataagtttctaactagtttttattatatttgattttattttctatttttcataggataattaaatatgagaaaataatttttcttaacatttttttctttttttagtattttttaaaaaccaatgaAGTTCTTAAGCtttgtttggttcctaaaaaatttgaggaaaataaaatagagaagaaaagtaaagtaaaaagaaagaaaaggtgaaacgaaaataaaaagtacgtttaaactcaataaattatttttacatgcttctttaaacttattttacttatttcccTCTATCATatcaatattaaataatttaaaatatataattttttgaaaatttttaattatattttattttcttttacattttcatggtgaaacaaaatataagaaaaccattttctttaatcttttttttctttaatgcttTTCGAAACCAAACATGGCCTTCAGTGTTGGTTTTTAAACtagataattaaaagaaaaacggaagccagaaaaattttctcaaattttttttctcaatgatcaatacttgtattaatttaatgaaataacaaatataggTAATTTAGAATTGTACCTTGCGATTAGGCTGATAAATTTGAACTCCACCAAAAGGATCTCAGAATTCCAAATCCTCTAAAGCACCATGGATCTTTCTCTAACGTTCTCCAAAAATGATGAACTCAAAACGAGTGGGCGTTTTTCattcttaggtttttttttttttttttttttttttttttttttttttttatcacacaacttaatatatattgaaaacttgTATTCTCATCCCATCATCCGAGAAacattgagagaaaaaaaaaactttttaataccACGAAAAAAATAACtgacatattttgaattttgaaaaacatgggaGAGAATATCTCTCCCCATAATCCccacttaaaaagtgtttctttgaattttgaaaaacatgggaGAGAATATCTCTCCCCATGATCCCCACTTAAAAGGTGTTTCTTAGGGAATACAAGTAAGTGTGGTCTTCACCACAttgtatcaaaaaatattttaaataatcaaattataaaataaataaatcaaatcaagattgtgtgaaattaatttagaattcaaaattccaaactaataaaatcaacccaacataaaaaatgttcatataattttaatggaGCCGTTGAGAGGAACTATGGACATTATAATTTTAAGCTCCAATAATtttgacaattaattaacaacttaattaaaaaatcaaaattattaattccaaaattactccactaaaaattataaaattaaatatattcaaaggaTTTGAATTGCCCATTGATATAGTCACTACATATGAGTCAATCCTCCATAAACGGTTCATAATTAAAGCTAGGTTTTTCCGTTAACCTCTTTAATTATATCTTTCTCCTTAAGTGCCATTGGTTCTCttatgaataatatatttatggtcTAATCATAAATTGAGCGCTCTTATCATTCAAGGCCCGAACCAATACTTATGGGAACCGTCCATCTGACTTCTTAACGAAGGAATGGATTTCATCTTGTATATTAATATTCCcggctatttattttattatacttcCAATACACCAAGAATTTGACACTATGTATTTGTGTCATTACCCGGTATGTCAAAAAATACAATAGAATAAATAGGAGTCTATTAATCACtcagaattaagatcaatgcaTATATGACCATCATTGATTAATATTGAATGCTCTATATTATAACGGAATTTATCAGAGATTCATAATTAATCGTGTTCCAGTcctatataatcaaattatataaaacGCTTTCATTCCAATAATCTCATTATTAACAATCCATATAAGATCATTTCATTCAGAATGTAATGAACCGCActagtaattttaaattaaagatcccaactttaatttttaattacgaacatattagattattttactttaaatattatccTCCTGTATATAAcacttatatacaatatttaaagttacaattaAATAATCTAGGGTTTTCGATATTTATAAAGCATCTAAAACATTCATGCaacaataatattgaaataattccttaaaaatattaataatcagcaaaataaaaaacatctcATTTGTTTATGGGCACATAttccaacaatctcccacttgccCTAAATCAAATGTGACATGTTTCTAAGTCCCATCCCTTCAAGATGTTGCTCAAAACTCCGAGCCGGTAAAGTCTTAGTGAACGGATCAGCTATGTTGTTCGCAGATGCAATCTTTTCAACCGAAACGTCTCCTCTACTGACAATCTCTCTTACCAGGTGGAATTTCCGTTCTATGTGTTTTCCTTTGCGATGGTTCCTGGGTTCTTTGGCATTAGCCACTACTCCACTATTATCACAATAGAGTCTGATTGGCTCATGCATATTTGGAACAACTTCCAGTTCTTTCATGAATTCGTGAAGCCAGACTGCTTCTTTAGCTGCTTCACAAGCCGCTACATATTCAGCCTCCATGGTTGAATCAGCAACACAAGTTTGCTTGACACTCCTCCATATAATGGCTCCACCTCCCAAAGTGAAAACGGCCCCAGAAGTAGACTTCCAAGAGTCTCTATCTGATTGGAAATCAGAATCTGTATATCCGATAGGAATCAATTCCCTACCAGAGTATACCAACATATAGTTTCTCGTTCTTCTCAGATATTTAAGTATATGCTTGACTGCTACCCAGTGATCTAATCTTGGGTTTGATTGGTATCGACTAACCACTCCCACTGCAAAGCATATGTCAGGTCTTGTACACAACATTGCATACATCAAACTACCAACTGCTGATGCGTAGGGAACTCGTCTCATTTTCTCCTCATCTTGCGGTGTTTTTGGACACTGCTCTTTAGAGAGATGAACTCCATGTCGAGAAGGCAAATTCCCTTTCTTAGAGTTCTCCATTGCAAACTTGACAAGCACCTTGTCAATGTATGCTGCCTGAGACAATGCCAGAAGCCTATTCTTACGATCCCTAGTCATTTGGATACCAAGAATGTAGCTTGCctctcccaaatccttcatttggAATTGGCTGGCTAGCCAATTCTTTACCTTGGATAGAGATTCTACATCATTTCCAATGAGTAgaatgtcgtccacataaagaACTAAGAAAACCACTTTATCTCCTCCTATTTGCTTATAGACACAAGGTTCACCCAGATTTTGTTCAAAACCATAAGACTTTATGGCTTCGTTAAATCTGATATTCCAAGATCTAGAAGCTTGCTTAAGTCCATAAATGGACCTTTGTAGTTTGCACACTTTCTGCTCTTGGTCTTTGACCACGAAACCCTCTGGTTGGACCATATAAATAGTCTCTTCAAGATTACCATTCAAAAATGTTGTCTTGACGTCCATTTGCCATATCTCATAATCATAATAAGCAGCAATGGACAAGAGAATCCTAATGGATTTTAGCATGGCGACTGGTGAAAAAGTATCTTCATAGTCTACTCTTTCCTTTTGGGTAAAACCCTTTGCCACCAGCATTGCCTTGAAAGTCTCTACTTTCCCATTAGGTCCTCTTTTTCTCTTATAGatccatttgcaaccaatagGCTTAATGCCTTCTGGTAGATCTACAAGCTCCCAGACTGAATTTGAGTACATAGACTCTTTTTCGAGTTTCATGGCTTCCTGCCATTTCTCTCGATCAACATCATCCATCGCCATTTTGAATGTCAATGGATCATCATCACTGCCATCAGTGACTGCAACTTGTGCTTCTCCATTTTCACGATAGCGAATGGGCAATCTTATTTCCCTCTCACTACGTCGTGGTGGCGGTGGTGTTAGATCTTGAGCAgtggtttcttttctttgtcGTTCAACAACTGTTGTTGGTGTGGGGCTGATCTCATCAGCTAGCAACTCTTCCAGAACTACTTTACTTCTAGGTTTAAAATCTGCCATATAGTTATACTCGAGAAACGTAGCATTTGTTGACACAAATACTTTGTTTTCCTGAGCGCTATAAAACAGACCTCCTCTTGTTCCTTTAGGATATCCTACAAACATGCATACCTCAGAGCGAGGTTCTAGTTTCCCAGTCTTTCCCTTTAACACGTGCGCAGGGCACCCCCATATGCGAATATGTCTCAAACTAGGTTTGCGACCATTCCATAACTCTAGAGGAGTGTTAGGGATTGACTTACATGGAACTATGTTCAGAATATATACTTCTGTTTGTAATGCATATCCCCAAAATGAGGTTGGCAGAGAAGAATAGCTCATCATTGATCTCATCATGTCAAGCAAAGTGCGATTTCTTCTTTCGGCTACACCATTTTGCTGAGGTGTCCCAGGTGCCGTGAGCTGTGATAATATTCCGTTTTCAATC contains:
- the LOC100242780 gene encoding protein RBL codes for the protein MNAPIIDPLQGDFPEVIEEYLEHGVMKCIAFNRRGTLLAAGCADGSCIIWDFETRGIAKELHDKDCVAAITSVCWSKDGHCILVSAADKSLTLWDVVSGEKITRTTLQQTPLQARLHPGSAKSLCLACPLSSAPMIVDLNTGSTTVLPVSVSDTGAGLPPPSRNKFSDGSPPFTPTAACFNKYGDLVYVGNSKGEILIVDHKNKQVRAVVPISGGSVIKNIVFSRNGQYLLTNSNDRTIRIYENLLPLKDGLKVLDELSTSCDEVDEAEKLKAVGSKCLALFRDFQDSITKIHWKVPCFSGDGEWVVGGSASKGEHKIYIWDRAGHLVKILEGPKEALIDLAWHPVHPIVVSVSLTGLVYIWAKDYTENWSAFAPDFKELEENEEYIEREDEFDLMPETEKVKDTDVNEDDEVDIMTVENESVFSDSDMSQEELCFLPAVPCPDVPEQQDKCVGSTSKLTDSNHSGSPLSEEAGQNGQAMNHASSPVEEDTGGTRLKRKRKPSEKGMELQAEKVRKPLKTMKSSGKISKIKNKTVVEQDTDSYVFADDVTDEYH